The DNA sequence CCCTGCCCGAGCCCTAGTGGCAGATCTCGATAAGATACCTAGGAAAAATGATAGATCTGGAATAGACAAGAGGGTTCTTTGGTTGATGGTGTGGGTGGTGGAAGAAATatcagtggggaggggagacaaACATGTAGTGGGTAGTGTAGGGCAGCTAGCAATGTAAGCTTCAACTTACTCATGGCTTTGACCAACATGGGAACCCCAAGTCTACCCATCTTCATTATTCTATCCTTCCTCCCTTGTCCTTCCCAGACCTTGAACTTGATACCACTGTGGACCTACAATCCCTCCCATTTAGACTCCTCTGGCCTTGACTACCTAGCACTAGCTACCATTCCTAAAAAAATTCCAAAGCTAAACTTCTGGAAATCCACAATTTCAATCCCTTAGGATATCTCACCAGAAGACCCCCCCAACTCTTTCCCCTAGGAATCCTAAATCTGACCTTCTGGGAAGTCCCCCACGATTTTGCCTTGTTTCGGGGCATATACCAaggctgtgctgtccaatacagtagccactggccacatgtggccattgagaacttgaaatgtggctagtccgaatggagatgtgctgtaagtgtaaaatatcaactggatttcaaagatttcgtatgaataaaagaatgtaaaatacctcAATAGTTTTATATGGATTCTACATTGAAATGATAATGTTTTATATAGATCAGGTTAAATaagatgtattattaaaattaatttcacctacgtcttttcattttttttttaatacggctactagaaaatttaaaattgcatAAGTAGCTTGCGTTATATCTCTATTGAACAGCGCTGCACTGACGTCCCCCTGCCCCATGCATGTGTCTAAGGCTTCCCCGAGGTATCTCGTGCTAACTACGTTTCTTCTCCCAGGCGTCATGGAACAGTTTGCTATCTCCGAGGCCACTCTCATGGCCTGGTCCTCCATGGATGGTGAGGACATGAGTGTCAACTCCGCCCAGGAGCCATTGGGCTGCAATTACAGTGACAACTACCAGGAATTGATGGAGAGTCAGGGTGAGGGATGGTTCCAGAATCCGACCCCAGAGGCCTAAGAGGCCTCCTCAACTATCCAGGCTACCTCCATGCACCTCTGTTCTAAGACTTCCTGTTCATATAGGCTTTCCTACTCCCCCCCTCACCCACCGCCCCGCATCTCCCCCTCAATTCTCTGTGCTGTTGTTACTGCCTTTGATATTTGTGACCCCACCAACCGCCGTGATTCTCTTTACAGATGCCCTTGCTCAAGCCCCAATGGATGGATGGCCTCACTCCTACGTGTCCCAGGGCATGTACTGTCTGGGGTCATCGGACGCCTGGGAAGCAAGCGACCAGTCCCTCATTGCCTCTCCGGCCACAGGATCCTATCTCGGCCCCGCATTTGATGACTCACAGCCTAGCTTGCACGAAATGGGACCTTCCCAACCTGCTTCGGGATACGCCGCTCAGGAGCCTCCAGCCTTGCTGGGGGGAGACACTGACTGGGCTCCAGGGGTGGGCGGGGTGGACCTGGCCAGGGGCCCTGCCGAGGAGGAGAAGAGGCCATTGGCGCCCGAGGAGGAAGAGGATGCGGGATGCCGGGACCTGGAGTCGCTTTCCCCACGAGAAGACCCCGAGATGCCCACCGCTCTCAGTCGGAAGGTGTCTGACGTCACATCCTCAGGCGTGCAGTCCTTTgatgaggaggagggagaggccaACAACTAGCTTCCTCCCACTGAAGGCCCCACCTTCCACTCCCACCTGAGGGGCACGGCTGCAACcacactctcccttcccccagcagtACGGCCGAAACCTGGGCAGAAGACTCTCACGAGCCCAGGAGTCCTGGCCAGCAAAACGGAGGGCCGGGGTGGGATTTTATCCAGGCTTGCACTGTAGAGACCACAGGTCcaggaactgaggcccaggcaaGCAGATGGCCACGAACTTCGCTTGGCTGCGGGCTTCTGGGTCTGTGGTGGTGGAGCTCCGGTGTGTGTCCTGAGCACAGGAGCGCAGAGCGGCCCGTGGCCGGCCCCTGGATCTCAGTTCTTTGCTCCCTGATCTCGTCTTCCAGGAGCCTTGACTGTAGCTGCCTGAAGGCCTCCTTTGTCCACGTCACTCTTGCTTTTCCCAACTCTGTTTTCTTGGCTGTGGCCCAAGCTCATCCCTCCTATGAGGAACAGACCTCAGGGGCTGTGGGACATGGTTCGATGGGCACAGGGGAAGCAACGTACAGACCCCGTCTCCTCAGAGTGAGCTGGCTCTGCCCTCAGAGGTAACTTGGCTTCTGAGATCAGGAGTCACGGAGGAGGTGGACGTGGCCGCCGGGATGCACAGGGGCACAAGGCCTGTCCAGAGACCAGGCGGTCACTGGTGAGACCGAGGACAAACATGGCCACTTGTTCTGGGATCTTGACTATCCTGTGGCTGGAAGGAGGACCCTAAGGATATGGGAGAGGACCCCGCCAGGGCTGGCGACTCCAGCTCTTGCTTCccttttctgccttcttctgTCTCCTGCTCTGGGAACCCCGGGGCCCCGAggcggtggggggggaggggggtgacaCAGGATGCAGGTGTCTTGGCTAGACGGGGAAGCATGAGGCTGTGTCTCCCTCCATCTACCCCTAATTCTCTGGAGCTGTTTacacttttctctctgccttttctacatttttataacttcttGGGGACTCAGGGGTGAgtagggtggagggaggggtccgGTGCTGTCAGGCCCCCAGCCGGGGCAGGGTGTCTGCCAAGGAGGAGCGTGGGCTCTGGGCTCCCTTGGCCCCTCTTCACCGACTCCCAGGAGGGCCTCACaggtgtccccccaccccccgccctcctgaggagaaggagaggaggatcTGGGTATTCTTCCTTCCAGGATGTTTTACAATGAGGCATAAGCCCCTGAAACTGCTTGCCCTCTGCACCCACTCTCCATTCTGGTGGGGACTTCTGCACAGCCCTGGAGCCCCAGCACTCCTGTAAGACGTCCTGAGGGCAGAGGACAGGGTCGAAGGGTAGAGTGAAGAGACGGCAGCACactgcccctcccctgctgcaGCGGTGTCCCAGAATGAGGAGGTTGAGAGTTGGGGTGCTTCTGTCCATCTGTGACCCTGCCTCCGTCAAGCCCACAGTGTCATACACTTGTGCCCCTGAAACGCAACCGAGGCCAGGTCCACATcttctggggagggggaggatggcTACCTGAAGTTGGTTCTTGGAGGAAACAGGACTAGGCATGGCGAGCACAGGTAGCTGAAGTCACCTCATCTAAAACTGTTAAAGGGTTGTGCGTGCTCACGTGGCCTCACTCAGGCCCTCGCTGCTGGCCTCGCCCTGCACTCCTGCTGCAGGTCCTTGGGGTTTTGCATGTCACAGTTCCCTCCTCTCACGGGGTCCCCGTTTTCTTATCTTGTGCAAACTGCCCTCTCTAAGGCATCATCCTTTTCTCTTAATCTCACCCCCCTCGTGTCCCATATTCCGCCCCCGGACCACAGCGGACATCCAGTCCAGGGAGCGGGTTCACGCAGCACGGTTCCTTTTTCGCTCAGGGCTCTGTGGAGTTAGGAAAGGTCATCTAAAGCAGTGTTCTTTCCTCCCACCTTCACTGAGGAAGCCAAACGGTCCCTGCTGGTCCCTGCCAAAAGACGACTAAAACTCAAGGGTTCTAGCAGAGTTCGGACGTGAGCGTGGCCCAGCATCCCTGGGTGCTGGCATCGCTGCTGCCCAGAGgtcgggcggggtgggggggggaggcgTCTCCACTCTGAAGAGGGAGAAAACCTGAGGAGCTGGCCTGAGACCCTCTCAGGACTCTTCTGGAGGGAGGAACTGCCTCTCTGGTGCTGGGGGGGGCCAGGGTGCATGGGGTTTGCTTATAGCCTATtttagggggaggggaggggcatgtGCAGGAAGAGGCtgttgggggatgggggagggttgCTTTTCCCTTGGGGTTAAAGGTTGTGCCGCACGTTTTACAGCAGTCCCAGAATGGGGCTGTTTTCATATCATGGTGAATGAAACTTCTCTTGCTAAATGATTTTCTTCTGGTGTGTGGGGGGTGCCCTTTCATTTTGAGTTCACTTTATTAAAGGAAAATCCAAAtcttccatccctcccctccccccgcccccgccccgcccccccctcaCCCACACCTTCCTTCTTATCCTTGTGTCAAGGAGGGAATCTTGGTGAATGAGTTTATTACCTCTTCTCACCCCCACCTGTACATCCCatactctgtcttccaggtctAGGGAATATCCATTTTTATGGCCAGTCTTAGCATGTTTTCTTAATGTGACATTTCCACCCCAAGCCCAAGAGAGATTCTATGACATATATTACAGAgagaattatatataaatatatatataaatattatagatTATATACACATGGGCTTGGGCTCGAAGGCCCACagccagcccccctccccaggctACAGCCTCTCTCTCTTGGCCTGGGGAGGCGGAAGGGCTGTATCGCTGGAGAGAGCTCCGGGCTGTGTTCAATGGCACTAAACGACATGGTGGCACCTTCGGCTATGAGTGTCTTATTTGGGGGATGATGGAGGCCGGGcacagggtggggaaggaggagaatgcTGGGGAGGGGGCACAACTGCAGAACTAAACGAGGCATAAAAGAAGGGATGGACAAAAGCCCTGGGGGTGGGAGCAAGGGTCTCTGGCCGCTCAGAGCACCTGGGACCGCTTATAGAAAAGGCAGGATGATGGCAGTCTCCCTGTCGCTGGCTTGGGGACGATAAGGGTCTGACTTCCTAGGTGTGGGAAGCATCAAAAAGgtctgccgggcttccctggtggagcagtggttgagagtccgcctgccaatgcaggggacacgggttcgtgccccggtccgggaagatcccacatgccgcggagcagctgggcccgtgagccgtggctgctgagcctgcgcgtccggagcctgtgctccgcaacgggagaggccacagcagtgagaggcccgcgtaccgcaaaaaaaaaaaaaaaaaaaaaaaaagtctgccatCTTGACGCTGAAACCCTagaagagaaacacaaagaacCAGTCCCTAAGAAGGTATAGTCTCTGGGTGAACCAGTGGCCCAGCTGCCCTGAGCTCCCACTCTTGGAAGGAGAAGCCCCAGCTAGAGCACCTCAAGGGCAGAGCTGACCCTTGGGCAGGACAGATCAAGGACTACAGCGGAGAGGGAGTGACCTGGAAACTGGAAGCTGTGATGTGAGATGGGAGGAATTTCTGCCAGAGGGAGTTAAGTAAATCCATTGGCCGCAGGACTGTTGGGTACTGCCCCTTTCACACAGAGCCTTCCTGCGACCTTTCCTCTTCCAGGCTGTCCCCCACAGGCTCTTTATCCATGCCTCACTGCTTAAATGGAGGACAAAGGAGGGGGAAGTGGGATTGGCCTTTCCCCGCCCTAGTAATGGCTCTGCCCCGGGACAGATAGTGGGAGCCAGGATGGAGTCTGGAGGCAAATTTCAGGGAATGGCTGTGGGCAAGTGGAGGACGGGGTGGGGGGCTCTGAGAGAAGGGGCTGTGGACAGTTCGCAGGTACACTCTGGTGTCATCAGTCCATGAGGCCATGAGGTGACCCCGTCTCCTCCTCCCACATGGCACTGGCAGGACCAGTCATCCTGGGCCTGCCTTAACCCCGCCCGCCCCCGGGAAACTGACGGGGGATGGGCAAGGCCAGCAAGACACTGGGACAAGAACACTGGGGAGTGTGGGGGAGTGAGGGGGGCCAAGCAGAGGCAGGCATTCCCCACGCACACACAGGCAAACTCAAGAAGCCCGTGGACTACCAGGGGCCCTTCGCAGGGGTTACAACCACCGCCTGTCTGAGGACGGGGGGACATGCCCAAACGATTGACCAAGGCTACTCCTGCCCAGATCCTGGCTCCTTCTCCAACACGATCaggatgacattttaaaattcctgGCAGAGGCCGGATGTTGGTGCGATCTCTCCGGCTTCAGGAAATACCCTCTTCCACACAGGTCCACCCTCTAGCCTGGGTCTCTGGCTGGTCTTTATGCGGCGGTCTGGGAGGCGCTCAGAGGACCATTTCATCTTCATCCTCATCATCGGTGGATCGCAGACTGGGGCCCTGCAGGATGTCGGCCAGCTCCCCCTCCGGCCCTGGAGCCCCCGCCAGCTCCAGTTCCTCCAGCTCACTCTCTGCCTTGGCCGGAGCCCAGGAGAGAGGGGGCTGTGGGGAGGCGGATGGCACAGGGGTCtctggggaggcaggggccaCATCCCCTGCCCCAGTGGCCCCACTTCCATCCTGAGGCAGGCTCCAGGCCTCTGCAGCAGGGAGTGGGCCCCCAGGAGTCTTTCGAGTCGAAGTTGCACTCCGGAAGCTGGCAAGGGGAGGGCGGAGCTGCACCCCAGACTTGGTGTGCCCCTCAATGGCCTTCTGCAGCTgcggggcagagggaaggggagagagggtaCAACatggggaggaaaagaagaaaggggcaGTGAGAGAAACAGACACGAGAGAGGAGCAGACGATAAAAGGAAAAAGCATGGGAAAGCAAGGTGCACGGCGAGGATGGAtcaaaaggagacagaaaaaggaaaaaaggggcaTGATGGACAAAAAGCCCCACCTACAGAGCAGTGAATCTCAAGACCCCTGACACAGGACCTCCTTCGGCCCCTTTCTAGCAACGCTCAGGCCTTCTTCAGCCACTTCCCATCTCCTCCCCCTTCCATGCACCACCACAGCGCACCCCTATGAAACCATGACTCGGGCCCTGAACCCCCAATCCCAAGCCCATGCCGTCCTTAGAAGGGCACAGGGCTGCACTTCCGCCCCCCTCCAGTCTCTGCATGAAAAACAGGACGGGAATCTGGAGGAACTTCCCGGATGTTAaggccccccctgcccccccaccctgTATCCTGTGCCCCACTCTTCCTCACTGCTCAAATGGGACAATCGCTCTTACCTCCTCCAAGGCCAGCACCCCCGTGAGCTTCCCCATGCTG is a window from the Orcinus orca chromosome 9, mOrcOrc1.1, whole genome shotgun sequence genome containing:
- the FAM131B gene encoding protein FAM131B isoform X2 codes for the protein MGCIGSRTVGNEVIAVDWKGLKDVDQINMDSTSSLHGSSLHRPSTELSMEDTTSILPKLKRNSNAYGIGALAKSSFSGISRSMKDHVTKPTAMGQGRVAHMIEWQGWGKAPAIQPQHSHEAVRRDTDAYSDLSDGEKEARFLAGVMEQFAISEATLMAWSSMDGEDMSVNSAQEPLGCNYSDNYQELMESQDALAQAPMDGWPHSYVSQGMYCLGSSDAWEASDQSLIASPATGSYLGPAFDDSQPSLHEMGPSQPASGYAAQEPPALLGGDTDWAPGVGGVDLARGPAEEEKRPLAPEEEEDAGCRDLESLSPREDPEMPTALSRKVSDVTSSGVQSFDEEEGEANN
- the FAM131B gene encoding protein FAM131B isoform X1, which encodes MGCIGSRTVGNEVIAVDWKGLKDVDQINMDSTSSLHGSSLHRPSTEQTRTDFSWDGINLSMEDTTSILPKLKRNSNAYGIGALAKSSFSGISRSMKDHVTKPTAMGQGRVAHMIEWQGWGKAPAIQPQHSHEAVRRDTDAYSDLSDGEKEARFLAGVMEQFAISEATLMAWSSMDGEDMSVNSAQEPLGCNYSDNYQELMESQDALAQAPMDGWPHSYVSQGMYCLGSSDAWEASDQSLIASPATGSYLGPAFDDSQPSLHEMGPSQPASGYAAQEPPALLGGDTDWAPGVGGVDLARGPAEEEKRPLAPEEEEDAGCRDLESLSPREDPEMPTALSRKVSDVTSSGVQSFDEEEGEANN